Proteins encoded within one genomic window of Cucumis sativus cultivar 9930 chromosome 3, Cucumber_9930_V3, whole genome shotgun sequence:
- the LOC101203202 gene encoding sister chromatid cohesion protein DCC1, whose product MEQKNPHGKGADAVLNLQPNSSISIAYHSLFGPHDDLVLLEVDEKLLEEVLHQRVSIRGQPEEDAVFCTKSKTYGIKYVGTSNSVLLIPPSGRSEYYTNELDSHQKDNSKEVAPVIKVAPGIMELHEIAPRIDKLKLLLSEEHYSFADEWENEAVDKYEKRMYNWDDLINKVQASDNELKAGLQALSAVEIDGYWRIVDEKYMDSMLQMLLHNRILNDWSLDALDEGVIMNVMKMDGFPEKLVQHCLHVYGDKLDEHEGKSCLWRLNEKRVCVHFAREVLRKGKMKLEHLMDEWRQKIPLGMCANFDMLEGEVLTERLGVETWVRGFRVCQLPSNPAERFTILFKERPKWEWKDLQPYIRDLTVPGLSSEGLLLKYTRRTQPNPEAEAVFSAR is encoded by the exons ATGGAGCAGAAGAATCCACATGGAAAAGGTGCGGATGCAGTTTTAAATCTTCAGCCAAACTCCTCGATCTCTATTGCATATCACTCACTCTTTGGTCCACATGATGATTTGGTACTTCTGGAGGTCGATGAAAAGCTTCTGGAAGAAGTCCTGCACCAACG AGTAAGCATCAGAGGACAGCCAGAAGAAGATGCAGTCTTTTGCACAAAGTCGAAAACTTATGGAATCAAATACGTGGGAACTTCCAATTCTGTACTTCTTATACCGCCATCCGGTCGATCAGAATACTATACTAATGAGCTAGACAGCCATCAGAAGGACAACAGTAAAGAAGTTGCCCCTGTGATTAAAGTTGCTCCAGGTATCATGGAACTTCATGAGATTGCTCCAAGGATTGATAAGCTTAAATTGCTTCTCTCAGAGGAACATTACAGCTTTGCCGATGAGTGGGAAAACGAAGCAGTGGACAAATATGAAAAGCGAATGTATAATTGGGATGATCTCATAAACAAGGTTCAGGCTAGTGACAATGAACTGAAAGCTGGATTACAAGCGCTTTCTGCAGTTGAGATTGATGGGTACTGGAGAATTGTGGATGAGAAATACATGGACTCCATGCTACAGATGCTTTTGCATAACAGGATTTTAAATGACTGGTCTCTAGATGCGCTTGATGAAGGTGTAATCATGAACGTGATGAAAATGGATGGTTTTCCTGAAAAACTTGTACAGCATTGTCTCCATGTTTATGGTGATAAATTGGATGAACATGAGGGGAAAAGTTGTTTATGGAGATTAAACGAGAAGCGGGTCTGTGTGCATTTTGCAAGAGAAGTCTTgaggaaaggaaagatgaaGCTAGAGCATCTCATGGATGAATGGAGGCAGAAAATCCCACTAGGAATGTGTGCCAACTTTGACATGTTGGAAGGTGAAGTTTTGACTGAGAGGCTTGGTGTTGAGACATGGGTTCGTGGTTTCCGAGTTTGTCAATTGCCATCAAATCCTGCCGAGCGATTCACCATTTTGTTTAAAGAGCGACCAAAATGGGAGTGGAAAGATTTGCAGCCCTACATCAG GGATCTTACAGTTCCAGGCCTTTCATCAGAAGGTTTGCTTCTCAAATACACCCGAAGAACTCAACCGAACCCCGAAGCAGAAGCTGTGTTCAGTGCAAGATAG
- the LOC101220726 gene encoding DNA replication ATP-dependent helicase/nuclease JHS1, translated as MPPRKKPSSKKLNSNQQSQPSKFGIEHFFERHSQNVSHSQKISSQTSDSKTDVSNSMNRGDDRNMGRLDSKDAAGAAAATAQKSESRVLLVSDAVLASENPKVLQRNDASCSPLNTTPENLIAARGNDGDDSSNELSPEFSKSVSLKRFKFSPGMLIKQSQDEGTRTDEITWKISPVNERLQAVSKQLPETIRVLANSSRLSSLRIRQCSRNKTSSVESGNFEQLSSPNPKPSERSIASLNKTGLKRVNPKHDGEPIGVVNDSLSSSRVANSPSRFQTPPSLSYCDKVANDVAACNEAPDHPILRPHKKALLELLDQVEDVIAVDTVASSIDLGDDSSELKGRNGKTLTARVDSAAMKIPKRVSDTVMKACPCDFLVLEVTEKCELADTYGVKRSYKVLRLLNEQSGEERAAYLWEDWFDSIIAPGDTVNVIGEFDDQGRCHVDRDNNFVILHPDILVSGTRVAGHLTCPRRSVLDERLKSNEQSVAALIGTLLHQVFQAGLVEEAPAVAFLEEVSRTVLQKSMENVYACGANEKDIRITMNEAVPKILHWIAMFKGPMGSKAPSIEFRSEDDPRKVSISEVIDIEEMAWAPKYGLKGIIDASVRVNVMSDYNKCAVNVMPLEFKTGKVPAGQSSMEHCAQVILYTLLMSERYQKHVGYGLLYYLRSNQTQGIRVQRSDLVGLIMRRNELANNILKASTAQSLPPMLQIPNVCKGCRHLDVCTIYHKMQNGSKETSGLGVLFESHTDHLQASHGIFFQHWERLIDLEAKEMELVKRGVWHSRSTDKNQTSTCLSSIVLSTLDDQPHCTFEKDNRISYCFVRQDSNNDSSNTASINDMDSSLRVGDYVILSTDSGHLTLASGIITDLSSVHVSVSFSKRLRLPGSTSSTEARDLMKQVWRIDKDEFMTSFAVMRFNLVQLFLQGEQNAHLRKLIVDLAAPRFDGGCIFSQDPAISYIWSEKNLNDDQRRAIIKILTAKDYALILGMPGTGKTSTMVHAVKALLMRGVSILLTSYTNSAVDNLLIKLKSQNIDFIRIGRINAVHEDIRSHCFSELNIQSVEDIKMRLDQVKVVAVTCLGITSPLLVNKKFDICIMDEAGQTTLPVSLGPLMFASTFVLVGDHYQLPPLVQSTEARENGLGISLFCRLSEAHPQAISALQSQYRMCRDIMELSNALIYGDRLRCGSEETANAKLEFSSSKLSSSWLKEVLNPCKPVIFVCTDLLPAYETRDHKIVNNPIEANILAEVTKGLLDGGIKGSEVGIITPYNSQASIIRLAINIASVEVHTIDKYQGRDKDCILVSFVRSSENPKSCTTSLLGDWHRINVAITRAKKKLIMVGSRKTLSKVPLLKLLIKKVEEQSGILSVTRNDILHQSNNLPSCT; from the exons ATGCCTCCAAGGAAGAAGCCTTCTTCCAAGAAACTCAATTCAAATCAACAATCACAGCCTTCCAAGTTCGGAATCGAACACTTCTTCGAACGACACTCTCAAAATGTTTCGCATTCTCAGAAGATTTCTTCACAAACTTCCGATTCGAAGACTGATGTTTCCAACTCAATGAATCGTGGAGATGATCGGAATATGGGACGGTTAGATTCTAAGGACGCGGCTGGGGCTGCGGCGGCGACAGCTCAGAAGTCAGAGTCGAGGGTGCTTCTTGTGAGTGATGCGGTTTTAGCTTCTGAAAACCCTAAGGTACTGCAGAGGAATGATGCTAGTTGTTCGCCTCTGAATACGACGCCTGAGAATTTGATTGCAGCTCGTGGAAATGATGGCGATGACTCTTCTAACGAGCTCTCTCCAGAATTTTCCAAGTCCGTTTCCCTGAAGCGCTTCAAGTTCTCTCCCGGGATG CTGATTAAGCAAAGTCAGGACGAGGGGACTAGAACTGATGAGATTACATGGAAGATATCTCCAGTAAACGAAAGGCTTCAGGCTGTTTCGAAGCAATTGCCGGAGACTATAAGAGTTTTGGCGAACTCATCAAGGCTAAGCTCTTTGAGAATTAGACAGTGTTCACGAAATAAG ACTTCCTCTGTCGAGTCTGGGAACTTTGAGCAGTTGAGTTCACCAAACCCGAAACCTTCTGAAAGATCAATAGCTTCGTTAAATAAGACTGGATTGAAAAGGGTAAATCCTAAGCATGACGGGGAACCCATTGGAGTTGTGAATGATAGTTTGAGTAGCTCTAGAGTAGCTAACAGTCCGAGTCGATTCCAGACGCCCCCATCTTTGTCATACTGCGACAAG GTTGCCAATGATGTTGCTGCATGTAATGAAGCACCTGATCATCCTATTTTAAGACCACACAAAAAG GCATTACTTGAGCTTTTGGATCAAGTAGAAGATGTCATTGCCGTTGATACAGTGGCTTCTTCAATTGACTTGGGGGACGATTCATCTGAATTAAAAGGTAGAAATGGTAAAACATTGACTGCCAGAGTTGATTCAGCTGCAATGAAAATCCCTAAACGGGTTTCAGACACTGTAATGAAGGCATGCCCTTGTGATTTTCTTGTCTTGGAG GTAACAGAGAAATGTGAGCTGGCTGATACGTATGGAGTAAAACGCTCGTATAAG GTTCTGCGTTTGTTAAATGAGCAAAGTGGAGAAGAACGGGCTGCATATCTTTGGGAAGACTG GTTTGACAGTATTATTGCTCCTGGAGACACTGTGAATGTTATTGGTGAATTTGATGACCAAGGAAGATGTCATGTTGACCGCGACAATAATTTCGTTATCCTACACCCCGATATACTAGTGTCAGGGACTCGG GTTGCTGGTCATTTGACCTGTCCAAGGAGGAGTGTTCTTGATGAGAGGCTGAAAAGTAACGAACAGTCTGTTGCAGCATTAATTGGTACTTTGCTGCATCAGGTTTTTCAG gCTGGTCTTGTAGAAGAGGCACCGGCTGTAGCCTTTTTGGAAGAGGTTTCAAGAACGGTGCTTCAGAAAAGTATGGAAAATGTTTATGCATGCGGAG CAAATGAAAAGGATATACGCATAACCATGAATGAAGCAGTTCCAAAAATTTTACATTGGATCGCCATGTTCAAAGGCCCAATG GGTTCTAAAGCACCTTCTATTGAGTTTAGATCTGAGGATGATCCCAGGAAAGTTAGTATATCAGAG GTGATTGATATTGAGGAGATGGCTTGGGCTCCCAAATATGGTTTGAAAGGAATAATTGATGCTTCTGTCAGGGTAAATGTAATGTCAGATTATAATAAATGTGCCGTGAATGTCATGCCTTTAGAGTTTAAAACCGGAAAGGTGCCAGCTGGCCAG TCCTCCATGGAACATTGCGCCCAAGTGATCTTGTACACACTACTTATGTCTGAGAG GTATCAAAAACATGTTGGTTATGGTCTCCTGTACTATCTTCGGTCAAATCAGACACAG GGTATCCGGGTTCAAAGATCTGACTTGGTAGGGTTAATCATGCGTCGCAATGAGCTTGCAAATAACATCCTCAAGGCATCAACTGCACAATCACTCCCCCCTATGTTACAG ATTCCAAATGTGTGCAAAGGATGCCGCCATCTTGATGTTTGCACCATTTATCATAAG ATGCAAAATGGAAGCAAAGAGACCAGTGGGCTTGGAGTCTTATTTGAATCTCATACAGATCACTTGCAAGCTTCTCATGGTATTTTCTTTCAGCATTGGGAAAGATTGATTGATTTAGAGGCCAAGGAGATGGag CTTGTAAAGAGGGGAGTTTGGCACTCACGTAGTACAGATAAAAATCAAACGTCTACCTGTCTTTCTTCTATTGTTCTTAGTACGTTGGATGACCAACCACATTGTACTTTTGAAAAGGACAACCGAATCAGCTACTGTTTTGTGCGTCAAGATTCAAATAATGATAGTTCAAACACTGCTTCAATAAATGACATGGACAGTTCACTTAGAGTTGGTGACTATGTG ATACTCAGTACAGATTCTGGGCATTTGACCCTAGCGAGTGGGATTATAACAGATCTGAGCAGTGTCCATGTATCT gtttctttttctaagCGTCTACGTCTGCCTGGAAGCACTTCTTCTACAGAAGCACGTGATCTTATGAAGCAGGTTTGGCGGATTGACAAGGATGAATTTATGACTTCGTTTGCAGTCATGAG GTTTAATCTCGTACAACTGTTTCTGCAAGGTGAGCAAAATGCTCATCTAAGGAAGTTGATAGTAGATCTTGCG GCTCCAAGATTTGATGGTGGATGCATATTCAGCCAGGATCCAGCAATATCTTACATTTGGTCAGAGAAGAATTTAAATGATGACCAACGGCGAGCTATAATTAAG ATACTTACAGCAAAGGATTATGCCCTGATTCTAGGAATGCCTGGAACAGGCAAGACATCCACAATGGTTCATGCTGTGAAGGCATTGTTGATGAGAGGTGTATCTATTTTGCTCACGTCTTACACAAACTCTGCTGTTGATAATTTACTTATCAAACTGAAATCTCAG AACATTGATTTTATACGGATTGGAAGAATCAATGCAGTGCATGAAGATATTCGCAGCCATTGCTTCTCGG AGTTGAACATTCAAAGTGTGGAAGACatcaaaatgagattggaCCAAGTGAAAGTTGTTGCAGTTACCTGTTTGGGGATAACTAGTCCCTTACTcgtcaataaaaaatttgatatatgcATAATGGATGAAGCTGGACAGACCACTCTTCCG GTTTCCCTTGGGCCTTTGATGTTTGCTTCTACATTTGTCCTTGTTGGCGATCACTATCAGTTACCTCCTCTTGTTCAG AGTACAGAGGCTCGGGAAAATGGACTGGGGATAAGCTTATTTTGTAGGCTTTCAGAAGCACATCCTCAAGCAATTTCTGCTTTACAAAGCCag TATCGCATGTGCCGAGACATTATGGAATTATCAAATGCTTTGATATATGGAGACAGATTGCGTTGTGGTTCTGAAGAAACAGCAAATGCAAAGCTTGAATTTTCAAGTTCAAAGTTGTCTTCATCTTGGCTTAAGGAG GTTCTAAACCCATGCAAACCAGTTATCTTTGTTTGTACAG ATTTGTTACCTGCTTACGAGACAAGAGATCACAAGATTGTGAACAACCCAATTGAAGCTAACATATTAGCAGAG gTGACGAAAGGATTGCTTGATGGTGGAATTAAGGGGAGTGAAGTTGGGATTATTACTCCGTATAACTCCCAGGCAAGCATCATTCGTCTAGCTATCAACATTGCCTCTGTGGAGGTACATACCATTGACAAATACCAG GGAAGAGACAAGGACTGCATATTGGTGTCCTTCGTTAGGTCGAGCGAAAATCCAAAGAGCTGTACTACCTCACTCCTTGGAGACTGGCATCGAATTAACGTAGCCATTACACGTGCCAAG AAAAAGCTAATCATGGTGGGATCACGCAAAACACTATCAAAAGTTCCATTGCTGAAGCTTCTAATCAAGAAGGTGGAGGAGCAATCAGGCATATTAAGTGTAACAAGGAATGATATACTACATCAAAGCAACAATCTCCCTAGTTGCACATAG